Sequence from the Candidatus Accumulibacter similis genome:
GGTCGGCACTGCGCGCGCACCCTAGTCTAGGGCCAATCGAACCGCAGGTGAAGCACAGCATCGAGGCCGCTCCCGGGCGCCGGCGGATGGCGACGCGACACGGCTGCCATCCGCCGGCGGTTCGCATCGCGCGCCGCGCGGCGCCGGCTTGGGGCACAATGGCGCTGCCCGGTGGCCGGACGCCGCCGTTGCGGGGCCGCCACCCAGCGCCGCCTGCTGCGTCGCCCGACGCGCGAGACTATCCGGAGTCCAGCCTTGCTCACTTCCATCCGCCACTGGCTCGATCGCAACATCCTCGAACTTGGCCGCGAGATGCGGCTTTCCTTCCTGCCGCCGCTGATGGTCTACCTGGCGGCTGGCGTGTCCGGGCTGACCGGCATCGTCGGCACCTTCTTCGTCAAGGAGCACCTCGGACTGTCGGCTGCCTTCCTCGCAGCACTGGGCTTCTGGGCGGGAATCCCATGGGCACTGAAGATGCCGATCGGCCATCTGGTAGACCTGACCTGGCGCCGCAAGGCGGCGCTGGTCTGGCTCGGCGCGGCGCTGATCGCCGCCAGCCTGCTGATCATGTACGGGCTGGTGAGCGAGCCGCTGCGCATGGGCAGCGTGATATCGCTCGAAGCATGGTTCGTCCTCTCGGCACTGCTGTCGCCGGTCGGCTATGTCATCCAGGACGTGGTCGCCGATGCCATGACCGTCGAGGCGGTGCCGCGCGTCGACGAGCACGGACAGGCGCTGCCCGCCGAGACGCGGCGGCTGATGAACACGACGCTGCAGACGCTCGGCCGAGTGGCGATCATAGGCGGCGGCGTGCTCGTGTCGGTGGTCAACGTCGGCATGTTCCAGGGCGTCGAAACGCTGCCGCAAGCGGCGAAGGTCGCGGTCTATGCCCAGGTCTATGGCATGGCCCTGCTGATCCCGCTGGTCTCGGTGGCCGGCGTGCTGCTTGCCTCGCTGCTGCGACGGCGTGAGGAGCGACGGCTGCGCGCACGCGGCTTCGCTGAAGCGCAGTTGCGGGAGTTGCTCGAACCGCCGCTGCTGCCGTTGCGACCGAACTGGTGGATCCTCGGTGGCAGTGCGCTCTTCGTCGCCTTCAGCCTGAGCGTCGGGCTGGCGCAGATCGAGTTCGGCCAGGAGATCATCTTCGTCGGCTCCTTCGCCATCATCAGCTTCCTGATGGCAAGGCTGCTACGCGAACTCGACGAGGAGTCGCGACGGACGCTGCTCGGGACGGCGATCATCATCTTCGTCTTCCGCGCCATTCCCGGTCCCGGTGCCGGATCGACCTGGTGGATGATCGACGTTCTTGGTTTCGACCAGTCGTTCCTCGCCAGGCTGTCGCTTCTCTCCAGCGTGCTGACGCTGTTCGGGCTCTTCCTTTTCCGCCGCTTCATGGGCGAACGATCGATCGCCCACATCGTCGCCTTCCTCACCGTCGCCGGGACGCTGCTCAGCCTGCCGACGCTCGGAATGTACCATGGACTGCACGAATGGACGGCCGCGCACACCGGCGGTATCGTCGACGCGCGCTTCATCGCACTGATCGATACCGCACTCGAGTCCCCTCTCGGGCAGATCGCGATGGTGCCGATGCTGGCATGGATTGCCAATTCGGCGCCGGCCGGACTCAAGGCGACCTACTTCGCGGTGATGGCCTCGTTCACCAACCTCGCGCTGTCGGCCTCGCAGCTCGGCACCAAATACCTGAACCAGATGTACCACGTCAGCCGCGAGGTACGCGACCCGGCGAGCAACGCCATCAAGGTGGCGGCCGACTATGGCCAGCTCGGCAGCCTTTTCCTGACTGCGATCGTCCTCGGGCTGGTGCTGCCGTTCGCCGCCATCTGGCTGACGCGCCTGTGCCGGCTGCGCAGCGCCTGAGCGCTCGCCGCCGACGCCGAAACATTCCCGGCCGCAGCTGGCTGCCATCTCCCCGCGCCCCCACCGCAAGCGGCAGATGGTTTATGCTTGCAGCCATGCGACATGGCTCCATGCCTGCTGCTGGCGAGTTGGCCGCAGAACGTGACTGGCCACCGGGAGTCGACGATGGCGAACCTTCCCTCGCGCCGAATGCCCAAAACTGATCCGCGATCCCGGAGGAACTCCAGCATGTACACCTGCCTCAGACGCCTGTCACTGGCCGCCGCGGTCGGCAGCCTGTTCCTGGTCGCCGGCTGCGACTCCAATTCCCATTACGATCAATACGATCGACCCTACGACGGTTCCTCCTACGGTCGCCAGCCATCGTACGGACAGCCGTCGTACGATCGCAATGACGCCTACGAACGCGGTTACCGCGACGCGCAAAGGCAGCAGGGCTACAACCGCTACGGCGGGCATGAGTACGAGCGCGGTTACGAGCGTGGCCGACAGGAAGCGGAGCGCGAAAGCAAGCGCGCCGCCAAGGAGGAGCGCCGGCAGCGCGAGGCGCGGGACGAGCGGCGGCAATACGAGGACCAGCGCCGTTCCTACGATTACCGTCGTCCCGCCGATGTCCGCCCGCCGATGACGCCGCCGCAGCAACCGGGGTCCCCGCCACCGTTCCCGGGAACCTGGGGTGGTTACGGGGGCTGACCGACGCGTCGTACGGGGCACGTTGGAGCGCGCAGCATGCTGCGCGCGACGCCTGCGTCAAAGTACTCAGGCCGGCAGGCCCGGCGTCCGATGGGCGTCGATCACCTGCAGCAACTGGGCGAAGACCTTCGGCGTGCCGGCGACCAGATTGCCCGTCTGCAGGTAGGTCTCGTTGCCGACCAGATCGCCGATCAGGCCCCCCGCTTCGGTGATCAGCAGCGCCCCGCCGGCGATGTCCCAGGGCGACAGCCCGAATTCCCAGAAGCCGTCGAAGCGCCCGCAGGCGACGTACGCGAGATCGAGCGACGCGGCGCCCGGCCGCCGGATCCCCGCCGACCTGCGCGCCAGGTCCTTGAAGATGGCGAGATAGGCGTCGATGTGCTCATACACCCGATAGGGGAAACCGGTGCCGATCAGGGCGTCCTCCAGGCGCAGACACTTGCTGACCCGGATGCGGCGATCGTTGAGGAAGGCGCCGCCCCCCCTGCTGGCGCTGAACATCTCGTTGCGCACCGTGTCATAGACGACCGCCTGCGTCACCTGCCCGCGATGCGCCAGCGCGATCGAAATGGCGTACTGCGGGAAGCCGTGGATGAAGTTGGTCGTGCCGTCAAGCGGATCGATGATCCACTGGTACTCGCTGCCGGCAGCGCTGCCGGCGACCTGACCCGACTCTTCTGCTAGAATCCCGTACTCCGGATAGGCCTCGCGCAGGACGTCGATGATCGCTGCCTCGGCCGCCTTGTCCACTTCCGTGACGAAGTCGTTCTGGCGCTTGCTGGTCACCTGCAGGTGCTCGATGTCCAGGGACGCACGATTGATGATCTGGCTGGCGCGCCGCGCCGCCTTGACGATGATGTTCAGAGCTGGATGCATGTTTGTTGGCGAACCTGACGGGCGGCTTTGGCCGCCCGATTGGTGTGGAGGAGCCCCGATTCTAATATGAACCGCGCTGCCGGGGCCGATCGTTCGCGCCTGCCGCTCGACCGCGTCCGCTTCGTCCTCTCCCACACCAGCCATCCGGGCAACATCGGCGCCGCCGCCCGCGCGATGAAGACGATGGGTCTGACGCGCCTGCTGCTGGTCAACCCGAAGCGCTTTCCCGACGACGAAGCAGTCGCCCGCTCGGCCGGCGCCGATGATCTGCTCGCCGACGCGCGGGTATGCTCCAGCGTCGACGAGGCCCTGGCGGATACACGGTTCGCCTGTGCCGTCACGGCGCGACAGAGGAATCTCGGACCACCGCCGCTGGCGGCGCGCGCGGCGGCGGCAGAGATCCTGGCCAGGACCGGCGACGGCGAGGTGGCGCTGCTTTTTGGCAACGAGAGCGCGGGCCTGTCGAATGCCGAGGTGCAACGCTGCCAGCGGACGGTGTTCATCCCGGCGAATCCCGGCTATGGTTCGCTCAACCTCGCGGCGGCGGTGCAGATCGTGGCCTATGAGTTGCGCCTCGCCGCCTTCGACAGCCAGCCGCCGCTGTACAGCAAGACCATCGCCTTCGCTTCGCCGCCGGCAAATC
This genomic interval carries:
- a CDS encoding inositol monophosphatase; the encoded protein is MHPALNIIVKAARRASQIINRASLDIEHLQVTSKRQNDFVTEVDKAAEAAIIDVLREAYPEYGILAEESGQVAGSAAGSEYQWIIDPLDGTTNFIHGFPQYAISIALAHRGQVTQAVVYDTVRNEMFSASRGGGAFLNDRRIRVSKCLRLEDALIGTGFPYRVYEHIDAYLAIFKDLARRSAGIRRPGAASLDLAYVACGRFDGFWEFGLSPWDIAGGALLITEAGGLIGDLVGNETYLQTGNLVAGTPKVFAQLLQVIDAHRTPGLPA
- a CDS encoding RNA methyltransferase gives rise to the protein MNRAAGADRSRLPLDRVRFVLSHTSHPGNIGAAARAMKTMGLTRLLLVNPKRFPDDEAVARSAGADDLLADARVCSSVDEALADTRFACAVTARQRNLGPPPLAARAAAAEILARTGDGEVALLFGNESAGLSNAEVQRCQRTVFIPANPGYGSLNLAAAVQIVAYELRLAAFDSQPPLYSKTIAFASPPANHQDIERFYQHLERVMIGSGFLDPQRPRRLLPKLRRLFGRAGLEHDEINILRGLLDAIERQSAGRQIDHRSETVGD